The following proteins are co-located in the Bombus pyrosoma isolate SC7728 linkage group LG12, ASM1482585v1, whole genome shotgun sequence genome:
- the LOC122573784 gene encoding X-linked retinitis pigmentosa GTPase regulator isoform X2 produces the protein MGLTDLETIPETGAVFTIGRSRFADNVASHFFIRRDPVLSITCGDEHSAVICQTGRLFVFGSNDWGQLGLGHKNHISKPSCVKALKPERVTHVACGRAHTLICTGSQKIFACGSDQEGQLGRGISAIGDSANTPVLVYDSGLSGSKIVQIAAGSHHSLALTSDGGVFAWGSNLEGQLGLPDVSGLVNKPTKVHVPEPVKQISAGYYHSSFLTESGLVYVCGESESGKLGIDASFSTQVAPKQMQLPSPAVHVACGGHHTVILAENGNLYCTGSNSSGQLGLGTNLSELHIPKLLPRGMLRNETITRISCGESHTAVVTESGKLYTCGDGRHGKLGLEENENNVHELTFVQRYKELFVSNVACGGCHTILVGQRRDTNNRSQKEDNSQTEHIQKRNSLPPLKLPVNRLQSETHDENVNEIIKDRLNQGNNNTESVTNALEAMETSMETIEENIKNKVDDVANNVIDFMNNIEKSDSRQNSPEKSTNGKPEEISSNVMSNEENGETTSKEMSANMGESEESKLENENSVLKKEEEESTMKTNVKSENVQKEKRSESMDKEGNNEGKNNETTTEATISNMGNKEEINIENGNTENKDETDGKRKNSQDVKTEAMEKPMESNNGDDTKRETSPEKQTSPSDSTPPPKPPRLKSSENSSTDNEKTSSMEKENEVKTEDTSEKKPEAIEENEPEKKKGSGSMKSTRSSGSIKSTRSRVNMEETIEIDEQTDKAKIIEEEKMNNDNVQDDADVQSPPPRTGKMSKIFKGKKPQATENGTKTTGIANQKSKSKTCVIL, from the exons TGATTGGGGTCAACTTGGTCTCGGTCATAAAAATCATATCAGCAAGCCATCCTGTGTAAAAG ctCTGAAGCCGGAAAGGGTCACTCACGTTGCATGCGGACGAGCACACACGCTAATTTGTACAG GATCGCAGAAGATTTTTGCGTGTGGCAGCGATCAAGAAGGACAACTTGGTCGAGGAATTTCCGCAATAGGCGATTCCGCAAATACTCCTGTATTGGTGTATGATTCGGGACTATCAGGATCAAAGATCGTCCAAATTGCTGCTGGTTCCCATCATTCTCTCGCACTTACCAGCGATGGTGGCGTTTTCGCATGGGGTAGCAACCTCGAGGGCCAATTGGGACTTCCAGATGTATCTGGCTTGGTGAACAAACCGACCAAAGTGCATGTTCCTGAACCTGTTAAACAAATTAGCGCCGGATACTATCATTCCTCGTTTCTGACAG AAAGTGGTCTCGTTTACGTCTGTGGTGAGTCAGAAAGTGGGAAATTGGGGATCGATGCCAGCTTTTCTACACAGGTCGCGCCTAAACAGATGCAATTACCGAGTCCTGCTGTACATGTCGCGTGTGGTGGTCATCACACCGTCATTCTAGCtg AAAATGGGAATTTATATTGCACCGGAAGTAATTCGAGCGGTCAGCTTGGTCTAGGAACTAATTTGTCGGAACTTCATATACCGAAACTTCTTCCACGTGGCATGCTTCGAAACGAAACAATTACTCGAATATCTTGCGGGGAAAGTCACACCGCTGTTGTTACTG AATCTGGAAAACTGTATACGTGTGGCGACGGAAGGCACGGAAAATTAGGATTGGAGGAGAACGAGAACAACGTGCATGAACTGACTTTCGTTCAAAGATACAAGGAGCTCTTCGTTTCGAAT GTTGCGTGTGGTGGCTGCCACACGATCTTAGTTGGTCAAAGACGTGACACGAATAATCGCTCGCAAAAAGAAGACAACTCGCAAACG GAACACattcaaaaaagaaattcattgcCACCATTAAAGCTTCCTGTAAACAGGCTACAAAGTGAGACTCATGACgaaaatgttaatgaaataatcaAAGATAGGTTGAAtcaaggaaataataatacagaatCTGTAACAAATGCACTGGAAGCTATGGAAACATCTATggaaacgatcgaagaaaacataaaaaataaggtAGATGATGtcgcgaataacgttatagatTTCATGAATAATATCGAGAAATCAGATAGTCGTCAAAATAGTCCTGAAAAATCTACAAATGGCAAGCCAGAAGAAATATCATCGAATGTTATGTCTAACGAAGAAAACGGTGAAACGACATCGAAAGAAATGTCAGCTAATATGGGCGAATCCGAAGAATCGAAACTGGAAAACGAAAATTCAGTACtaaagaaggaggaagaagaatcgACGATGAAGACAAACGTTAAAAGCGAAAACgttcaaaaagaaaagagatctGAATCAATGGATAAAGAGGGAaataacgaaggaaagaataaCGAAACGACCACAGAAGCTACGATAAGTAATATgggaaacaaagaagaaattaatattgaaaatggtaatacagaaaataaagatgaaaCAGATGGTAAACGAAAGAATAGCCAAGATGTTAAGACAGAAGCAATGGAAAAGCCGATGGAATCAAACAATGGCGATGATACTAAACGAGAAACGAGTCCTGAGAAACAAACGTCTCCCTCGGATTCTACGCCACCGCCGAAACCACCGAGATTAAAATCAAGTGAAAATTCTTCCACCGACAATGAGAAAACATCgtcgatggaaaaagaaaatgaagtaaaGACGGAAGATACTTCGGAAAAGAAACCAGAAGCAATTGAAGAAAATGAGccggagaaaaaaaagggatcAGGGTCGATGAAATCCACGAGGAGTAGCGGGAGTATTAAGTCCACAAGGTCGAGAGTGAACATGGAAGAGACGATAGAAATCGACGAACAAACCGACAAAGCTAAAATTATTgaggaggaaaaaatgaataacGATAATGTTCAGGACGATGCGGATGTGCAATCGCCGCCTCCAAGAACTG GTAAAATGTCGAAGATATTTAAAGGTAAAAAGCCACAAGCAACAGAGAACGGTACGAAGACAACTGGCATTGCGAATCAAAAATCCAAA tcGAAAACGTGTGTTATCCTATGA
- the LOC122573787 gene encoding protein yellow-like, with protein MWGVLLFASVALTNGVEHKTIYSWSNVEYNFPNDAIRDSLIYSGGYIPENNMPLGLENWRDKIFVTVPRWKNGVASNLNYISKNDPSECPKLTPYPNWETNYINTPDGIVSIFRVKVDACDRLWGVDTGTDDILGNSTQVRPVRIFVIDLITDKILRIYPLKSTDQTSNSFFADSVVDADPNNCDNAHFYISDLSGYGLVVYSWAKNDSWRISHNFFHFDPLHGNFNISGFNFQWQDGIFGMSLSAPQSDNYKTLYFHAMAGITEFSVSTETLQDSTLRKASNYGDFHVEGAKGPFTQGPTSVIDTNTGIDYFTQVSRNGIACWDTSVELNPNTFILAVQDNTTMIFPNDLSIDRPNNMLYVLSDNLPQFMFSTFDMKKRNFFITAVNLDSLTQICKKQDLKLKRRLPHIL; from the exons ATGTGGGGCGTTTTGTTGTTTGCGTCTGTTGCATTGACTAATGGCGTCGaacataaaacaatttattcgtGGAGCAACgtcgaatataattttccaaatgacGCTATTCGAGATTCTCTAATATACAGTGGTGGATATATACCCGAAAATAATATGCCGCTTGGTCTAGAAAATTGGAGAGACAAGATATTTGTTACTGTACCTCGATGGAAGAACGGCGTCGCGTCcaatttaaattacatctCAAAGAACGATCCATCAG aatgtcCAAAATTAACTCCTTATCCTAACTGGGAAACGAATTACATTAATACACCTGATGGTATTGTAAGCATCTTCCGTGTCAAAGTCGACGCTTGCGATCGATTATGGGGTGTCGACACAGGTACTGATGACATTTTAGGCAATAGCACACAAGTACGACCAGTGAGAATTTTCGTAATCGATTTGATAACAGATAAG atATTGAGAATATATCCTCTAAAAAGTACAGACCAAACTTCAAATTCCTTCTTTGCCGATTCGGTAGTCGATGCAGATCCAAATAATTGTGACAATGCACACTTCTATATCTCCGATTTAAGCGGGTATGGTTTGGTTGTTTATAGTTGGGCCAAGAACGATTCCTGGCGAATCTCGCACAATTTCTTCCACTTCGATCCTCTTCACG GAAACTTTAATATCAGTGGATTCAACTTTCAATGGCAGGATGGCATATTTGGAATGTCTTTGTCTGCGCCACAAAGCGACAActataaaactttatatttccACGCGATGGCTGGTATCACTGAATTTTCTGTATCTACCGAAACCTTGCAGGATAGTACGTTAAGGAAAGCTAGTAATTATGGTGATTTTCACGTCGAGGGTGCGAAAGGTCCATTTACTCAAGGACCTACTTCTGTGATTGATACGAACACTGGTATCGATTATTTCACTCAAGTAAGCAGAAATGGCATCGCTTGTTGGGATACCAGCGTCGAATTAAACCCAAATACCTTCA TTCTTGCAGTTCAAGACAACACAACGATGATCTTTCCTAACGATTTGTCGATCGATCGGCCCAACAACATGCTATATGTGCTCTCCGATAATTTACCACAATTTATGTTCTCTACTTTTGACATGAAGAAGCGTAATTTCTTCATCACAGCGGTCAACCTCGATTCTTTAACGCAGATTTGCAAGAAACAGGATCTCAAACTTAAGAGACGTCTTCCtcatattctttaa
- the LOC122573786 gene encoding organic cation transporter protein-like: MKKTQTNSYAEVNGKQVSNGKEDVVDNGDEVDAVQEAIGNLGRWQIYVCLAISLVKFPIAWHQLAIVFMAPHQNFNCTSPARTETSDQCVVNVNGTLAECTEWEYDRSTFTETIISQWNLVCSRTHYANIQQSILMFGVLLGNIIFGNIADRYGRKMPLMIAVVLQLVSGIGCAVVPWFPALLLMKLLSALATGGTMVTSYVICMEIVGTQWRAAITVLYQIPFSLGHMSLAGFAFLFRHWQHLQIAITLPSIILLSYWWVVPESPRWLLAFGKQRAACRILQKGANINQIKNKDIPDMVRKHCLQQNSKRSHLDYKASFLDLFRTPNMRIKSLSIFFNWIVCGMGLFGMSQYIGQVGGNIFINFTVSGAIQIPGNFVAWWAMNKLGRRITLICSNSIAGVAALLLIIVSDDIAWLRLILVCSAIVGMSVSFTTAYLFSGELFPTVIRNIGVGTSSMCARIGSISAPFIVSLDHLQTWLPPACFGILPLIGAALCFLLPETVGCTLPETLEDGENFGKKPHKIKKNPKDIEAEAAL; encoded by the exons ATGAAGAAAACGCAAACCAACAGTTATG CGGAAGTGAATGGCAAGCAAGTCTCGAATGGTAAAGAAGATGTTGTCGACAATGGTGATGAGGTCGATGCCGTGCAAGAAGCTATCGGAAATCTTGGCAGATGGCAAATATACGTTTGTCTGGCAATTTCTCTGGTCAAGTTCCCGATCGCTTGGCATCAGCTCGCGATCGTCTTCATGGCGCCACATCAAAATTTCAACTGTACCTCGCCAGCACGCACGGAAACGTCTGACCAGTGCGTAGTCAATGTCAATGGTACGTTGGCAGAGTGCACAGAATGGGAGTACGACAGGAGCACGTTCACTGAGACAATAATATCGCAG TGGAATTTAGTATGCAGTCGAACGCATTACGCTAATATCCAGCAATCTATTTTGATGTTTGGCGTACTTTTGGGCAATATCATATTTGGCAATATAGCAGATAG GTACGGCAGAAAAATGCCGCTGATGATAGCAGTAGTTCTTCAATTAGTTTCCGGTATCGGATGTGCTGTCGTGCCATGGTTTCCAGCActgttattaatgaaattgctTAGTGCTTTAGCTACCGGAGGCACGATGGTTACCAGTTACGTCATTT GTATGGAGATTGTTGGAACACAATGGCGTGCAGCCATCACAGTACTGTATCAAATTCCATTTAGTTTGGGTCACATGTCACTAGCCggatttgcatttttatttcgtcacTGGCAACATCTTCAAATCGCCATCACGTTACCCTCTATCATTCTCTTAAGTTATTGGTGGGTCGTACCTGAATCTCCTAGATGGTTGCTCGCCTTTGGAAAGCAACGAGCAGCTTGTAGGATTTTACAGAAGGGTGCcaatattaatcaaattaaaaacaagGACATTCCAGACATGGTCAGAAAACACTGTTTGCAGCag AATTCCAAACGATCACATTTGGATTATAAAGCATCGTTCTTGGACCTGTTTCGCACGCCCAACATGAGGATAAAATCGCTGTCGATTTTCTTCAATTGGATCGTTTGCGGGATGGGGTTGTTTGGGATGTCTCAATATATAGGACAAGTCGGTggaaatatattcataaatttcactGTTTCTGGCGCCATACAGATACCTGGAAATTTCGTTGCTTGGTGGGCAATGAACAAACTTGGTAGAAGGATCACCTTAATTTGTAGTAACTCGATCGCTGGCGTTGCGGCTCTTTTGCTCATCATTGTCTCAGATG ATATCGCGTGGCTTCGATTAATTCTAGTCTGCTCGGCCATCGTTGGCATGTCTGTCTCTTTCACCACTGCTTATCTATTTTCCGGTGAATTATTCCCCACGGTCATTAGGAACATCGGTGTGGGTACCAGCAGTATGTGCGCCAGGATAGGCTCTATTTCAGCACCCTTCATAGTATCTTTG GATCACCTTCAAACTTGGCTTCCACCAGCTTGTTTCGGGATCCTTCCACTCATCGGTGCCGCGCTTTGCTTTTTATTGCCAGAAACAGTTGGATGTACACTGCCAGAGACGCTCGAAGACGGCGAAAATTTTGGAAA GAAACCccataaaataaagaagaatccAAAAGACATCGAAGCAGAAGCGGCGCTTTGA
- the LOC122573784 gene encoding X-linked retinitis pigmentosa GTPase regulator isoform X1: MGLTDLETIPETGAVFTIGRSRFADNVASHFFIRRDPVLSITCGDEHSAVICQTGRLFVFGSNDWGQLGLGHKNHISKPSCVKALKPERVTHVACGRAHTLICTGSQKIFACGSDQEGQLGRGISAIGDSANTPVLVYDSGLSGSKIVQIAAGSHHSLALTSDGGVFAWGSNLEGQLGLPDVSGLVNKPTKVHVPEPVKQISAGYYHSSFLTESGLVYVCGESESGKLGIDASFSTQVAPKQMQLPSPAVHVACGGHHTVILAENGNLYCTGSNSSGQLGLGTNLSELHIPKLLPRGMLRNETITRISCGESHTAVVTESGKLYTCGDGRHGKLGLEENENNVHELTFVQRYKELFVSNVACGGCHTILVGQRRDTNNRSQKEDNSQTEHIQKRNSLPPLKLPVNRLQSETHDENVNEIIKDRLNQGNNNTESVTNALEAMETSMETIEENIKNKVDDVANNVIDFMNNIEKSDSRQNSPEKSTNGKPEEISSNVMSNEENGETTSKEMSANMGESEESKLENENSVLKKEEEESTMKTNVKSENVQKEKRSESMDKEGNNEGKNNETTTEATISNMGNKEEINIENGNTENKDETDGKRKNSQDVKTEAMEKPMESNNGDDTKRETSPEKQTSPSDSTPPPKPPRLKSSENSSTDNEKTSSMEKENEVKTEDTSEKKPEAIEENEPEKKKGSGSMKSTRSSGSIKSTRSRVNMEETIEIDEQTDKAKIIEEEKMNNDNVQDDADVQSPPPRTGKMSKIFKGKKPQATENGTKTTGIANQKSKVCIALCLYIFLI; encoded by the exons TGATTGGGGTCAACTTGGTCTCGGTCATAAAAATCATATCAGCAAGCCATCCTGTGTAAAAG ctCTGAAGCCGGAAAGGGTCACTCACGTTGCATGCGGACGAGCACACACGCTAATTTGTACAG GATCGCAGAAGATTTTTGCGTGTGGCAGCGATCAAGAAGGACAACTTGGTCGAGGAATTTCCGCAATAGGCGATTCCGCAAATACTCCTGTATTGGTGTATGATTCGGGACTATCAGGATCAAAGATCGTCCAAATTGCTGCTGGTTCCCATCATTCTCTCGCACTTACCAGCGATGGTGGCGTTTTCGCATGGGGTAGCAACCTCGAGGGCCAATTGGGACTTCCAGATGTATCTGGCTTGGTGAACAAACCGACCAAAGTGCATGTTCCTGAACCTGTTAAACAAATTAGCGCCGGATACTATCATTCCTCGTTTCTGACAG AAAGTGGTCTCGTTTACGTCTGTGGTGAGTCAGAAAGTGGGAAATTGGGGATCGATGCCAGCTTTTCTACACAGGTCGCGCCTAAACAGATGCAATTACCGAGTCCTGCTGTACATGTCGCGTGTGGTGGTCATCACACCGTCATTCTAGCtg AAAATGGGAATTTATATTGCACCGGAAGTAATTCGAGCGGTCAGCTTGGTCTAGGAACTAATTTGTCGGAACTTCATATACCGAAACTTCTTCCACGTGGCATGCTTCGAAACGAAACAATTACTCGAATATCTTGCGGGGAAAGTCACACCGCTGTTGTTACTG AATCTGGAAAACTGTATACGTGTGGCGACGGAAGGCACGGAAAATTAGGATTGGAGGAGAACGAGAACAACGTGCATGAACTGACTTTCGTTCAAAGATACAAGGAGCTCTTCGTTTCGAAT GTTGCGTGTGGTGGCTGCCACACGATCTTAGTTGGTCAAAGACGTGACACGAATAATCGCTCGCAAAAAGAAGACAACTCGCAAACG GAACACattcaaaaaagaaattcattgcCACCATTAAAGCTTCCTGTAAACAGGCTACAAAGTGAGACTCATGACgaaaatgttaatgaaataatcaAAGATAGGTTGAAtcaaggaaataataatacagaatCTGTAACAAATGCACTGGAAGCTATGGAAACATCTATggaaacgatcgaagaaaacataaaaaataaggtAGATGATGtcgcgaataacgttatagatTTCATGAATAATATCGAGAAATCAGATAGTCGTCAAAATAGTCCTGAAAAATCTACAAATGGCAAGCCAGAAGAAATATCATCGAATGTTATGTCTAACGAAGAAAACGGTGAAACGACATCGAAAGAAATGTCAGCTAATATGGGCGAATCCGAAGAATCGAAACTGGAAAACGAAAATTCAGTACtaaagaaggaggaagaagaatcgACGATGAAGACAAACGTTAAAAGCGAAAACgttcaaaaagaaaagagatctGAATCAATGGATAAAGAGGGAaataacgaaggaaagaataaCGAAACGACCACAGAAGCTACGATAAGTAATATgggaaacaaagaagaaattaatattgaaaatggtaatacagaaaataaagatgaaaCAGATGGTAAACGAAAGAATAGCCAAGATGTTAAGACAGAAGCAATGGAAAAGCCGATGGAATCAAACAATGGCGATGATACTAAACGAGAAACGAGTCCTGAGAAACAAACGTCTCCCTCGGATTCTACGCCACCGCCGAAACCACCGAGATTAAAATCAAGTGAAAATTCTTCCACCGACAATGAGAAAACATCgtcgatggaaaaagaaaatgaagtaaaGACGGAAGATACTTCGGAAAAGAAACCAGAAGCAATTGAAGAAAATGAGccggagaaaaaaaagggatcAGGGTCGATGAAATCCACGAGGAGTAGCGGGAGTATTAAGTCCACAAGGTCGAGAGTGAACATGGAAGAGACGATAGAAATCGACGAACAAACCGACAAAGCTAAAATTATTgaggaggaaaaaatgaataacGATAATGTTCAGGACGATGCGGATGTGCAATCGCCGCCTCCAAGAACTG GTAAAATGTCGAAGATATTTAAAGGTAAAAAGCCACAAGCAACAGAGAACGGTACGAAGACAACTGGCATTGCGAATCAAAAATCCAAAGTATGTATAGCGCtatgtttatacatatttttaatataa